The Calditrichia bacterium genomic interval AAAGAAGCGCTGGATTTTATCAAAAAAAATCCGGTGGATATTGTCATTTCCGATTACCTGATGCCCGAAATGGACGGCATTTCTTTTTTGGGAAAAGTGCGCGATGTGAAGCCGGAAATTCCCCGCATCATTTTAACCGGATATGCGGATAAAGAAAACGCCATCAAAGCGATCAACGAAGTCGGGTTGTATCAATACATCGAAAAGCCGTGGGAAAACGACGATCTGCTGATTATCCTCCGCAACGGGTTGGAGAAAAAGACGCTGATGAACAAGTTGCAACAGAAAATCGATGAGATTAATCGCGCCTATTCCGAGTTGCAGGGCATTCACAAAGAGATTGTCAAAACCTTTGTTTAGCCCGGTACTTCCCGTTTACGAAAGACCTCTAAGACGCTGTTTATTTAATACTTTAATCAATTTTTTATGGAGCCGTTAATGAGAAAGAAACCTTTCCTTTTACGCCGGTTTGTTCAATTGAATGTTTTTGTTTGTGTATTATTGATATTGTCCTGCAATTCCAATTCGCAAATAATACCTATTAATAATGATGCCAATTACGGAAAAACTTATCCGTTGATGCCCGACGGCGAGATCAAAAATATTATTTTCTTTATCGGCGATGGCATGGGCATTGCGCAAATCACCGCCGGACGCATCTATAAATACGGCGCAAACGGACGACTGCACGTTGAGCGGATGCCTGTTACCGGTATCGTTCACACCAATTCTTCAGACAATCTCATAACGGATTCAGCTGCTGGTGCAACTGCGCTGGCTTCCGGCGTAAAAACAAAGAACGGCATGATCGGCATGAACCCGGATTCCGTCGCAATGACGACAATTCTGGAATTGGCCCAAACTGCCGGTAAATCTACCGGACTGGTTGCAACATCTTCCATTACTCATGCAACGCCAGCCTGTTTTGCATCGCATGTTGATTATCGCAAAAAAGAACCGGAAATCGCTGATCAACTGGTGCAATCCGGTGTGGATGTGCTGTTGGGTGCCGGAAAAAGTTTTTTTGTTCCCAAAGACAGTGCAGAAAGCCGTCGCGAAGACGAGCGCAATTTGCTGGTCGAAGCGCAGCAAGCCGGTTATTCCGTTGTGCAAACCCGGGAAGCCCTAGCCGCCATCAACAGCGGAAAAGTGCTCGGATTGTTCGCCGATGTTTCGCTCAAAAACGAACGCCCGGAACCGACGCTCAAAGAATTGACTGAAAAATCACTCGAATTACTCAGCAAAAACAACAAAGGCTTTTTCCTGATGGTTGAAGGCAGCCAAATTGATTGGGGCGCTCACGATAACAACCAGGAGTACACCGTTCGGGAAATGCTTTCGTTTGACGAAGCTGTCGAAGCCGGAATTCAATTTGCGATGAAAGACAAACACACGCTGGTGGTTGTAACGGCCGATCATGAAACCGGCGGATTGACCATCGAAGGCGGCAGCTTTACCGGCGGCGAACTGAAAACCGATTGGACAACCGGCGGTCATACCGGCGTTCCCGTCCCGATTTTTGCGTTTGGACCGAATGCTGCCAAATTCAGCGGGGTTTACGACAATACCGCCATCCCTCAAATATTTGCCAAGATCTGGAATTTTTCTGATTTCCCGAGTGTTAAAAAATAGATGTGTTAATTCAATTGGTATTTGGGTATCTGCGATAAACTTTCGTGACCTTCGGGGGATTCCTGCCTTCGCAGGAATGACCGATCAAGTGTCTTTTCTGCAAATTCAGGAATCTCCGAATTTCTACTCAAAATCAATGATGCGCTGAAATAAAAAATAAACCATTTTCCCCGGAACAGTTATGAAAACAAAACATCTGACGCAACGATTTGGCATTTTCTCAATGCTGGTTTTGACATTTTTTTGAGCAATTGCGCTCCCCAAAACAATTGGCTCCGGTGGTGCAAGTCACACAACCGGAAGCGCCGATGCTCCCGATTGCCGAAAAAACTTTGCCGCGCGAATTGAAATGGGTGCTGCAATCGGCGGAATACGAAGCTATTTGTAACATTGTTTACCAAAAAGCCTGGGAATCGGTAAAACAACAGGCTTCCCTTACGAATGAAAACTGGGCTGTGGTTTTGGATATTGACGAAACAGTGCTCACCAATGCCAGCTATGAAGACACTTTAATTCGCCACGGAAAAAGCTATCCGTATTTTTGGGCGGATTGGGTGAATCAGGGCACCTGCCCGCCGGTTCCCGGTGTCAAAGCATTTTTGGACAGCGTTCGCACGCTGGATCGGGCGCATGTTGCGTTTATCACCAACCGGAAAGCTGTTTTTGAGGCATCGACAATCGCAAATCTCAAAAAAGAAAATTTGTGGGGCGATGGCGATGTGCTGCTCTGCCAAATCGACAAAAAAGATACCAAAGAAATCCGCCGGCAGGAAGTGATCAACGGCAGCGGCCGTTGCGACGGCAACGGCACCCGCAAAATTCTGGCGCTTATCGGCGACCAGCTTGGCGATATGGACGATTACGAAGCCGTTTCGGCAACTTCCAGCGCAGCACTTGTTGAACATTACCGGAATCATCCAAACTGGGGTGTGACATTTTTCATGCTCCCCAATCCCGTTTATGGCGATTGGCTGGGTGGCTACGGCAAAAAATAAATGGAGTATATTATGGCAGAACCGTCCTCATCCGGCATGACCTGGCTGGTTTTTGTAGTGATGACTATTTTTTCGTGGGGCTTGTACGGCGTGTTTTTACACAGCGGGCAAATTGGCATGGCGGATCCGGTGAACGGTCGTTATAAAGCTTTTTTGTTTGTGGGAATTGCCTATATGCTGACAGCGATCATCGGACCGATTTTGGTGATGCTTGCGAATGATGTCAGTTGGAGTTTTCCCGTAAAAGGCATGGGCTGGTCTTTACTGGCAGGGATTGTCGGGGCGATTGGCGCGTTTTGTGTACTGCTGGCGTTCGGCGCGAAAGGCACGCCGGCAGTGGTAATGTCGCTGGTATTTGCCGGCGCACCGATTGTCAATGCCATCGCAGCGATGATTTTACATCCCCCGGCAGGCGGGTTTTCCGGTTTGCGCTGGCAATTTATCCTCGGCATTTTGTTGGCTGCGTTTGGCGGCTATCTGGTTGTAAAATATAAACCTGGACCCGCTCCTGCGAAAGCTGCCGTTCATCAGCAACAAACGATGAACCGGAGCGGCAGCTGATGTATCCGGATGCCAACTTGCACGAGCAACTGCGCTTTCGCCAACTCCGGGATTTGCGGCAAATGCTCACGCTGGTGATGCGGGAAAACCGGTTTTACCAATCCAAATTCCGGGAAGCGGGTTGTTTATCGCTACCCGCAACCATCGAAGATTTTCTCGAAAAATTTCCGTTCACCCGAAAAACGGAACTGGTGGCAGATCAAATTGCCCACCCGCCGTACGGCACCAACCTCACTTTTCCGATTAACAGCTACACCCGTTTTTGCCAAACCAGCGCCACTACCGGCGTTCCGCTGCGCTGGCTGGATACGCCCGAAAGCTGGGCGTGGATGCTCAATAGTTGGGACACCATCTATCGCAATGCGGCGATTTCCGAAAAAGATGTGGTTTTCTGCGCCTTTTCGTTTGGCCCGTTTTTGGGATTTTGGACAGCGTTTGAAGCAGCTGCCCGAATGGGCTGCCTGACCATTCCCGGCGGCGGCATGAGCAGTCTGGCGCGATTGCAAACCATTCTCGCGAATAACGTTACTGTGCTGTGCTGCACACCGACCTATGCCATCCGGCTTGGCGAAATTGCGGCAGCAAACACCATCAATCTGGCAGAAAGTGCGGTTCGATGTATTGTCGTTGCCGGTGAACCGGGCGGCAGCATTCCGGCGGTATATCAACGGATCGAAACGGTGTGGCCCGGCGCGCGGGTCATCGACCATCACGGGATGACAGAAATCGGTCCGGTGAGTTACGAAGACCCGGACATGCGCGGAAATTTGCGAATTATCGGCAGCGGTTTTATTTCCGAAATCATCGAAGTTGATGGGGAAAAGGCGGTCCCGTCCGGTGAAACCGGTGAGCTGGTGCTCACTAATTTGGGCAGGTGGGGCTCACCACTCATCCGCTATCGCACCGGCGATCTGGTTCGCCAATTGATGATCGAGGACGACAAAAACCCGGATACCTGCCTTTCCGGCGGCATTTTGGGGCGGGTGGATGATATGGTGACTATTCGCGGCGTCAATATTTATCCCGGCGCAGTGGAAGAAGTGATGCGAACATTCGACGAAATTAAT includes:
- a CDS encoding response regulator, which gives rise to MQSETANVVLVDDEEMVLTSLSSFLMLETEYEVHTFTSAKEALDFIKKNPVDIVISDYLMPEMDGISFLGKVRDVKPEIPRIILTGYADKENAIKAINEVGLYQYIEKPWENDDLLIILRNGLEKKTLMNKLQQKIDEINRAYSELQGIHKEIVKTFV
- a CDS encoding alkaline phosphatase, which gives rise to MPDGEIKNIIFFIGDGMGIAQITAGRIYKYGANGRLHVERMPVTGIVHTNSSDNLITDSAAGATALASGVKTKNGMIGMNPDSVAMTTILELAQTAGKSTGLVATSSITHATPACFASHVDYRKKEPEIADQLVQSGVDVLLGAGKSFFVPKDSAESRREDERNLLVEAQQAGYSVVQTREALAAINSGKVLGLFADVSLKNERPEPTLKELTEKSLELLSKNNKGFFLMVEGSQIDWGAHDNNQEYTVREMLSFDEAVEAGIQFAMKDKHTLVVVTADHETGGLTIEGGSFTGGELKTDWTTGGHTGVPVPIFAFGPNAAKFSGVYDNTAIPQIFAKIWNFSDFPSVKK
- a CDS encoding AMP-binding protein, translated to MYPDANLHEQLRFRQLRDLRQMLTLVMRENRFYQSKFREAGCLSLPATIEDFLEKFPFTRKTELVADQIAHPPYGTNLTFPINSYTRFCQTSATTGVPLRWLDTPESWAWMLNSWDTIYRNAAISEKDVVFCAFSFGPFLGFWTAFEAAARMGCLTIPGGGMSSLARLQTILANNVTVLCCTPTYAIRLGEIAAANTINLAESAVRCIVVAGEPGGSIPAVYQRIETVWPGARVIDHHGMTEIGPVSYEDPDMRGNLRIIGSGFISEIIEVDGEKAVPSGETGELVLTNLGRWGSPLIRYRTGDLVRQLMIEDDKNPDTCLSGGILGRVDDMVTIRGVNIYPGAVEEVMRTFDEINEYRVNIRPVRSMEELQVEVEIDPSVADAGKICSEIAAALRAAFALRIPVERVETGSLPRFEMKARRWVRHS